One Flavobacteriales bacterium genomic window, GAGGAAGAAATTGCACAACACGCACATCGCATCATCCGACTGAAAGACGGTTTGGTGGAAACGGACGAAGTGAACCTTAATGTTCAAACTGTGTTGCAGCAGTCATGAAAGTTTACACAAAAACAGGCGATGATGGCACAACCGGACTTTTCGGTGGCGCGCGTGTTCCAAAGCATCACGTCCGAATTGAAAGCTATGGAACAGTCGATGAGTTGAACTCCTACATCGGTCTTGTACGTTTCCGCGACATCGATCCGTTTGCCAAAGAAATGCTGGCCGAAATTCAAGATCGCTTGTTCACCATCGGTTCTATTCTTGCTTCCGACCCAAGCAAATCGAATCTTGTCGTTCCAGACCTCCACGAATCAGACATCGAACTTTTGGAAAAGGAAATGGACCGCATGAATGATACGCTGCCCGAAATGCGCTCCTTCGTGCTTCCTGGCGGAAACGACACCGTTGCGTTCTGTCACATAGCACGGTGCGTATGCCGCAGAGCAGAACGACTTACCGTTCTTCTAAACGAAAAAGAACCGATTTCTCCGCTGGTCATAAAATATTTGAACCGACTTTCCGATTACCTCTTTGTACTAAGTCGCAAAACCACGCAGTACAACGAACTGAAAGAGGTTCCATGGAGACCGCGTAAATAGCTGATTTTAAGCATTTACGAGGAAATTTCAATCACCTCTTTCATGTCTAGTTAAAATTTTTAGCTTTGCGCGAAATAGAGTAGGTAACCTTTTTTATACGATTCACAATGTATTGGACACTAGAATTAGCATCACGTCTCGAAGACGCACCTTGGCCAGCCACAAAGGACGAGCTGATTGACTTCGCAATGCGATCTGGCGCACCGATGGAGGTGGTCGAGAACCTGCAAGAAATTGAAGATGATGGCGAAGTATTCGAAAGCATCGAAGACATCTGGCCAGATTATCCAACCAAAGACGACTTCTTCTTCAACGAAGACGAGTATTAAACTCCACGAACACCTTTTTCGAAGAGCGATTCCTTAAACGGGGTCGCTTTTTTTGTGCCTCGTTCAAAGGCAATACCAACACCTTCGAAACGTTCCGAGCTTCAAACTTCACATTATTTCCCTTTTCCTTTGGGCGTTCCCCCGATAAAAATCGGGGTCGGGCTGTACGCTTTATCCCCGAAAAAATCGGGGGATGCCGCTTCCATCCCTAACGCAGGCGCGTTAACGAAACCACAGAGCTTTTCCTAGATTTGACCTTCCTAAAAACAAGCTTATGCCTCTAGATATTAAATTGATGGCCGAAATCTGCGAAGTAGCAGGCGCGCCAGGTTACGAAAAACGAATCCGCGACATCGTACTCAGAGAAGTCACACCATTGGTTGACGAAGTTTCGGTCGATAATCTCGGAAACGTAACCGCCATCAAACGCGGAAAAGACCGTAAGAAAGTGATGATCGGTGCACACATGGACGAGATCAGTTTCATGGTAACACACATAGAAGATGGCGGATTTCTGCGTTTTCATACACTCGGAGGCTTCGACCCGAAAACCTTGACAGCCCAACGCGTGATTGTTCACGGAAAGAAAGACCTGATCGGTGTAATGGGCTCAAAACCTATTCATGTGATGACGGTGGAAGAGCGCGCTAAGCTTCCGAAGACAACCGATTTCTTCATCGACATGGGAATGTCGAAGGAAGAAGTAGAGAAATACGTTTCGGTTGGTGATGTGATCACGCGTGAACGAAAACTCATTGAAATGGGCAATTGCGTCAACTGCAAAAGCATCGACAACCGCATTTCCGTTTTCATTCTTATTGAAGCTTTACGAACCTTGGGCGATGTGCCGTACGATGTGTACGGAGTATTTACCGTTCAGGAAGAGGTCGGTATTCGTGGTGCGCAGGTTTCTGCTTTGCAACATCAACCCGATTTCGGCTTCGGACTCGACACAACCATTGCATACGATGTTCCTGGAGCGCAAGCACACGAGAAAATCACAGAGCTTGGAAAAGGCACCGCCATCAAGATCATGGACGCATCTACCATTTGCGATTACCGCATGGTTGAATTCATGAAAAAAACGGCTGATAAGCACAAAATTCAGTGGCAACCAGAAGTGCTTACCGCTGGCGGAACAGACACAGCGGCCATTCAGCGCTACAGTGCTGGTGGAGCAATTTCAGGAGCAATTTCCATCCCAACGCGCCACATTCATCAAGTAATTGAGATGGCCGATAAAGGCGATATCGAAAAGAGTATTCTCCTACTTCAAAAGTGTTTGGAGGAATTGGATTCGTTTGATTGGGGGCATAGGTAAATGAAATGGCTAAAAAGTTTGGGGCGAGTCAGTTTGGTTGCTTTGCTGATTTTTGTTCTCATAATAATTCTGCTCCTTATTTGGAACAGTGATTATGTTCTTTCATTGATTCCTAGTTGGAATACAACCATTTCCTGACAATTCAAAATGTAAATAATTATTTACCTTTGTTATTATGAAAAGTTCACAGCTTTTACGGATTCTGAGGAAGGACGGATGGTATCCTGTTTCGCAAAAGGGTTCTCATGTAAAGCTGAAACATGACACAAAAAGTGGCATCATCATCTTTCCAAACCATGGCAGTCAGGAAATGGGAAAAGGATTGGAAAAGAAGATCTTGAAAGATGCTGGAATAACAATCTAAGACAATGGCAAAGAAGAAAATCGCATTCACCGTTGAGAAAACAGACACAGGCTTTTCTGCCTATTCCAATGATTTTCCGATATACACATCAGGAAAAAACATTACGGAGTTGATGAGCAATGCCTTGGAAGCCACTCAACTGCATTTTGAAGAAGAAACGCTTGAGGTAAAACAGGATAATCTCCGATTTGAGTTCGACCTCCAGCAGTTTTTCCAATACTATAAAGTGCTTAACGCAAAGTTTTTAGCCGAAAAGATCGGAATGAATGCAAGCTTACTTTCTCAATATGTGCAAGGGCATAAAAAGCCATCACCAAAGCAGACAGAAAAAATACTGAACGGAATTCACCAGATTGGTCAGGAATTGTCCGGGATCAACCTGTTCTCAAAGGCTTCATAGGACTACTTCCCACTCATCGTCAACCAACTGATATACGCCATATAGGCCAATAGCAGCAAGCCGCCTTGCCACTTCTGAATCGTGTGCCGCTTTCCAATAAAAAGTAGTGCAAACAAGAGTGCACTGCAGCCGATGTTCGTAAGAATACTGAAGTTGTCTTCAGGGTTGAAATCCATTGGGCTGATAACTGCCGAAAGCCCAAGCACCCAGAAAATGTTGAAAATGTTAGAGCCGATTACATTGCCAATGGCCAGATCGGTGTTGCCTTTGCGGACTGCTACCACGCTCGTTGCCAGTTCTGGAAGTGACGTTCCAACCGCAACCACCGTCAGCCCAACAAATGATTCGGAGTATCCGAAAAGGTAGGCCAAGGACACGGCACCATCAACAATCCACTGACCGCCAACTACCAATCCCGTCAATCCTACCAACATCAACACGGCAGATTTCCAAAGGGGTCGGTCGTCATCTGCTTCTGGGATTTCATCCGTCAGATTATTTTTTCCAAGCCGTATCGTGTAGAATAGGAACAAGAAGAATAGCGCGATGAGCACAAGGCCGTCAGCCCTAGAAATAATATCAATCTCTGAACCTCCAGATATCTGGTCATTCACCAGAAAACCAAGAATCAGCGCGGCAAAAAGGCTGAATGGAATCTCTCTCCAAACCGTATTGGTCTGAACCGTCAGGTTACGGATCATGGCCGCCACACCAAGAATGAGAAGAATATTGGCGATGTTGCTACCAACGATATTACCAATGGCCAGCCCATTGTTTCCTTTTACCGAGGCAATGATATTCACTGCCAGTTCGGGTGCAGAAGTTCCAAATGCAACAACGGTCAGACCGATAACAATCTCAGGAATACGGAACTTACGGGCAATATCTGCCGCACCATCAATAAGCCAATCGGCCCCTTTTATCAGCAATACAAACCCAACAGCAAATAGGAAATAAACCAGCATGCGGCAAAGATATATTTAGGATTGATGTGGGAAGAGTCGAGCCCTGAGGTTCTCGAAGGGCATTGGACTTGCTTCCCTGTACACTTCGAGAGCCTCAGCCTACGCTTCTTGCGTGCTTCCACCTATTGTGGCTCCACAGCCAATTCTCTGGCTGCCGCGAAATACTTTCTTCTAAAAACCGAACATAGGCCTCCGTTATTTCTCCTTCGGAAGTCTCACTTCCATCTTCAAATGCCAGTTGAGAAACGCTTTTGTAATGACCGCGCTTCACGCGAATCATTTCATCAAAAACCACCGCATGACCTTTCCTTCTGGCAAGGATTTCCAAGCCTTTGTGAAATGGCACTTCGCGACCGAAAAATTCAGTCCAATATGCACGTCTTCTGTCTGATGGATTCTGGTCGGCCAAGAAAACCGTCATGCTTGGTTTTTCAGAATCGGTCATCATTCCTTTCAGGTCGTTCGCAGGAATCAATTCGGTTCCGAATTTCAGTCGGTAATCATTCACCAAACGTTCCATCGCCTTGTTGTTAACCATCATGTAAATAATGCGGACGTGAAACTGTGTGTGCTGGTTCAGAATCCAATTTCCCCATTCCCAATTGAACTGATGTGAAGTGGCCTGAAGCACGTGCCTTCCTTCA contains:
- a CDS encoding lysophospholipid acyltransferase family protein, whose translation is MYGFLKFFLGGIASLPWWVLYVLSDFFFFLLYHVVWYRRKMVWRNLEAAFPDKSVEEINEINIQFYKNFCDQVLETIKLFKATPEEISERFEVDTSVYDKLFSEGRHVLQATSHQFNWEWGNWILNQHTQFHVRIIYMMVNNKAMERLVNDYRLKFGTELIPANDLKGMMTDSEKPSMTVFLADQNPSDRRRAYWTEFFGREVPFHKGLEILARRKGHAVVFDEMIRVKRGHYKSVSQLAFEDGSETSEGEITEAYVRFLEESISRQPENWLWSHNRWKHARSVG
- a CDS encoding type II toxin-antitoxin system HicB family antitoxin translates to MAKKKIAFTVEKTDTGFSAYSNDFPIYTSGKNITELMSNALEATQLHFEEETLEVKQDNLRFEFDLQQFFQYYKVLNAKFLAEKIGMNASLLSQYVQGHKKPSPKQTEKILNGIHQIGQELSGINLFSKAS
- a CDS encoding M42 family metallopeptidase — encoded protein: MPLDIKLMAEICEVAGAPGYEKRIRDIVLREVTPLVDEVSVDNLGNVTAIKRGKDRKKVMIGAHMDEISFMVTHIEDGGFLRFHTLGGFDPKTLTAQRVIVHGKKDLIGVMGSKPIHVMTVEERAKLPKTTDFFIDMGMSKEEVEKYVSVGDVITRERKLIEMGNCVNCKSIDNRISVFILIEALRTLGDVPYDVYGVFTVQEEVGIRGAQVSALQHQPDFGFGLDTTIAYDVPGAQAHEKITELGKGTAIKIMDASTICDYRMVEFMKKTADKHKIQWQPEVLTAGGTDTAAIQRYSAGGAISGAISIPTRHIHQVIEMADKGDIEKSILLLQKCLEELDSFDWGHR
- a CDS encoding calcium/sodium antiporter, whose amino-acid sequence is MLVYFLFAVGFVLLIKGADWLIDGAADIARKFRIPEIVIGLTVVAFGTSAPELAVNIIASVKGNNGLAIGNIVGSNIANILLILGVAAMIRNLTVQTNTVWREIPFSLFAALILGFLVNDQISGGSEIDIISRADGLVLIALFFLFLFYTIRLGKNNLTDEIPEADDDRPLWKSAVLMLVGLTGLVVGGQWIVDGAVSLAYLFGYSESFVGLTVVAVGTSLPELATSVVAVRKGNTDLAIGNVIGSNIFNIFWVLGLSAVISPMDFNPEDNFSILTNIGCSALLFALLFIGKRHTIQKWQGGLLLLAYMAYISWLTMSGK
- a CDS encoding type II toxin-antitoxin system HicA family toxin, with protein sequence MKSSQLLRILRKDGWYPVSQKGSHVKLKHDTKSGIIIFPNHGSQEMGKGLEKKILKDAGITI
- a CDS encoding DUF2795 domain-containing protein — its product is MYWTLELASRLEDAPWPATKDELIDFAMRSGAPMEVVENLQEIEDDGEVFESIEDIWPDYPTKDDFFFNEDEY
- a CDS encoding cob(I)yrinic acid a,c-diamide adenosyltransferase → MKVYTKTGDDGTTGLFGGARVPKHHVRIESYGTVDELNSYIGLVRFRDIDPFAKEMLAEIQDRLFTIGSILASDPSKSNLVVPDLHESDIELLEKEMDRMNDTLPEMRSFVLPGGNDTVAFCHIARCVCRRAERLTVLLNEKEPISPLVIKYLNRLSDYLFVLSRKTTQYNELKEVPWRPRK